The genomic DNA ACAGATTTTTTGTGTATAAAAATATTGCACAATTATTTGAAATACGATGCAACTAAAAAAGTGAGTTGCCAACTAAGGCTTGTGTAAGGGCGAAAGTGCGGGCTTCGCCCGCATCGTGAACACATTTTTTGAACCCTAGTTGTACTTTTGCACATAAAGTGTTTGACATCGGCTGTGCAAAGCTATAATTTTGGATACAGCACACAGTTCAAAAAAGTTATACACGATTCGTGCACAAGTTTTGAACAGTTGTACGGTACTTATTCCCGAAAAGCATGGTATCTCAGCCAAAAAATCACGTACCAGTATTACTGTCAGAGACGCTAGAATACTTGAAAATAAGGTCAAATTCCGTAATTGTAGATTGCACCCTTGGACTTGGTGGTCATAGTATGGGAATCCTCCATTCAAATGACACTGTAAAAGTTATAGGGATTGATCAAGACGCAAGTAATCTCAAGGAAGCAAAAGAGCGTCTTAAGCCATACGGAGATCGAGTGAGTTTGCACCATAGGAACTTTGAAGAGTTATATAGTGTAATCGAAGAGGAGGGATTGGTTGGAAGGATTGACGGAATACTTCTGGATCTCGGAATATGTTCTACACATATAGATAATCCGGAAAGAGGGTTTTCATTTAGACAAGAAGGTCCGCTAGATATGAGATTTGATAGGACGAAAGATTTTACAGCAGCAGATATAATAAGAGAATATTCAGCGGAAAAACTACAAGAAACGTTCTCGAAATATGGAGAAGAGCAAGAGTCGAAGACTGTAGCTGAAGCAATAGTAGAGGCTAGAAAAAAAACTGATATACAAACGACAACACAGTTAATTGAGATCATTGAAAATGCGAAACGGTTCAGGAAGCCAGGGAAATCAGCAGGTACAAATGTTTTCCAAGCTCTCCGTATAGAAGTAAATCAGGAGTTCAGAGTGTTAGAAAAAGCATTGGAAGATGCTATTAAGATACTTGCCCCAGGTGGTCGAATCGTTGTAATCGCATATCATTCACTTGAAGATAGGATCGTGAAATTATGTTTTAAAAAGTATGAGGCTAAAGGAAAAAAAGATGATGAATGGAAACTTGTAAAATTCATTGTCAAAACTCCACTTAAGCCAACTGAAGAGGAGGTGCAGAGTAATCCCAGATCTAGAAGTGCGATGATGAGGGTCGTCGAAAGAGTGTAAGTCCGGCTCGACTATAAAGAGCATAACAATATAAATCTCAGAACGAGATTCAAAAACAAAAAGCAAAAAACAAATAGTTTTTGGGGGACCAGGATACGGAGAGGGATTCTGGTCCACCCCAAAAACGCCATCCCGCCGAAGGCGGGACTCCCTACCGCTCGTCGGCTCCTAAAACCACACCCAAGTTTTGCTCAATATTTTTTACCCCACGCAACTCGCTGCAAGCTTGAGTTGCGAAATAGGGCGCTTAAGCTCCTTATCCCCCTCAAAATGAACGTCGGCCCGTATCTACCATGAGAAAGCATCACCCATTGTCTCCGCGTCAATAACGGAGGCTCCGCTTTCACCCCACTTTCGCTCAATATTTTTCACCCATTTTTCGATGACTAACGCCGCAGTCCTTGAACGTAAACAACGGAATACTATAATTGGTAAGATGTCTGAATTCCGAGCCGGTCTTCAAGACTGGAGAGCTTCTTTACGTAGTCTTAGCACTATAAGTTCAATTACTATAATAGTTATTCAAATAGCTGTTTTTTCAGTTCTTTGTTTGCTTTATTTGGCATTTTCAAACAGGTATGTAACTCAAGGATATGTTGTGAATAGACTTGAATCTGAGCGTGAACATTTGATTATCCAAAACGAAGTTGCAAATCGTCGCGTTGAAGAATCAAAGTCATTATCTTTGATTCGTGAATTCTCAGATAAGGAGATGCTTATCGCATCAAACAGAATTTACGTAGAAACTCGTGATACTCAGATCGCTATAGCGAGGTAGTCTTAAATCTATTGAACTTCGGCGTACACTTATATATCTTGTGTGCGTTTGTGTTTTCTTTACATTTTAATTCGCTAAAATGACAATTAATATTGCTATTAATGGCTATGGGCGTATAGGACGGGATCTTCATCGTCAGTTAATTGGGCACCCAAATATTAAGGTTAAAGCGATAAATTCCAGAGCGGATGCGGAGTCTCATGCCCATCTTCTTAAGTACGATTCTCTTTATGGTACACTTCAAGCCGATATAAGCTCGACGGAAGGTTTGTTGAAAGTAAATGGTGATGAGACGAAAGTTTTGCAAATTGAGGAACCGGTTGATCTTCCTTGGGGCGAGCTTGGGATAGATGTTGTCATAGAATCTACAGGTAAATTTACAAAAAAAGATGAAGCGGCATGTCATTTGACGGCCGGTGCCAAGCGA from Candidatus Peregrinibacteria bacterium includes the following:
- the rsmH gene encoding 16S rRNA (cytosine(1402)-N(4))-methyltransferase RsmH, which translates into the protein MVSQPKNHVPVLLSETLEYLKIRSNSVIVDCTLGLGGHSMGILHSNDTVKVIGIDQDASNLKEAKERLKPYGDRVSLHHRNFEELYSVIEEEGLVGRIDGILLDLGICSTHIDNPERGFSFRQEGPLDMRFDRTKDFTAADIIREYSAEKLQETFSKYGEEQESKTVAEAIVEARKKTDIQTTTQLIEIIENAKRFRKPGKSAGTNVFQALRIEVNQEFRVLEKALEDAIKILAPGGRIVVIAYHSLEDRIVKLCFKKYEAKGKKDDEWKLVKFIVKTPLKPTEEEVQSNPRSRSAMMRVVERV